The genomic region AAAACTGGGGTAAACGGTGTGGGTTAGATCCCGTGGGTTGGACACAACAAGGATTATTTTTGATGGCTTTGGGTTTAGGTGATAGAATATGCGCCCTCTCCTATCAACAACACCCCCTATCACAACTGCTAAAACGTCGGGAAGCTCTACACCAACTAATTTCCCCAGAAGGACTAGGCAATTTTGGGGTTTTAGTACAGAGCAAAGGACTCACAACCACCCAAAGTCAGTTACCTCTCCAAGGATTTATTACACCAGTGGTTTTTTGAGAGGTTAATGGTTAACATAGCAGTGTCAATTGCTGTAGCTATAATCTACCCATAATCTAAACCTTGGTAAATAACTATGAGTACCCATGATTTGATTGTTTTAGTTACCCTACTTACCCCTGGACTTTTGCTTTCAGTTGTAATTATGGCAACTTTTGCAGCTGGAGGCTAATTTCTTGGAGTTTGATATCTAAAAATCAACAGTCAACAAACAGTAACAAGGAACACAAAACATGAAGGTGGCATTTCTGGGAACTGGATTAATGGGACTACCAATGGCTCAACGGTTATTAGCAGCTAATATTGAACTAATTGCTTATAATCGCACCCCAGAAAAATTAACACCTCTTCAAGCAGCAGGTGCAGAAATTGCCGTCAAACCCCGTCAAGCCATTCGTGCTGCTGACTGTATTATTCTTATGCTCTCTAACGCCGCTGCTATTTATCATCTACTACTTACGGATACCTCTTGGCACGCCTTATCAGGACGCAGTGTAATTCAAATGGGAACCATTGCTCCCATAGAAAGTCAAGAAATCCGTAATGCTGTAGTTGCAGCAGGTGGTGAGTACATAGAAGCGCCCGTACTGGGTAGCATTCCCGAAGCTGAAACAGGTCAGCTGATTGTTATGGTTGGTGGTGAAAGGGAACAATATGAACGCCACGTTAATTTATTGTCCCATTTTGGACCCAATCCTGTTTATGTGGGGGAGGTGGGATCCGCATCTTCCCTCACCCTCGCACTCAATCAGCTCATCGCTTCCCTGACCACTAGTTTCGCTCTCAGTTTAGCATTTGTTCAATTACAAGGTATAGACACGGAATTATTTATGCGTGTCCTGCGGGAGAGTAAACTCTATGCACCCACTTTCGATCAAAATCTGAGTCGCATGTTACATGGTAATTACACTCAGGCTAATTTACCTACCAAACAGTTAATCAAAGAAATAGATCTGTTTATTAGCGAGGCTAAATCCCTGGGTTTGAATCTCAGCAGCATTGAGGGCGTAAAATATATCTTGCAGTCAGCTATGAAAATGTCTTATCCAGAAGATGATTACTCTTCTGTTTTCCCCGCTATTCGTGAGTGGGGAGAAGCTGGTGGAGATTAAATACATGATTAAATATATATTTATATACCTATGCCCTCAAATTTAGTTCTGGTCAAAATTAAGCTGTTTGCCGCCTACCAAGAAGCCTACGGAGTCACAGAACTGGAGTGGGAATTTCCTGAGCATACACCCGTTAAGTCTATTTGCGATCGCATGATTTGGGAACATCCCAAATTGAGTCAATGGCGTGATATTACCAGATTTGGCATTAACCTGATGTTTGTAGATC from Cylindrospermopsis curvispora GIHE-G1 harbors:
- a CDS encoding NAD(P)-dependent oxidoreductase; translation: MKVAFLGTGLMGLPMAQRLLAANIELIAYNRTPEKLTPLQAAGAEIAVKPRQAIRAADCIILMLSNAAAIYHLLLTDTSWHALSGRSVIQMGTIAPIESQEIRNAVVAAGGEYIEAPVLGSIPEAETGQLIVMVGGEREQYERHVNLLSHFGPNPVYVGEVGSASSLTLALNQLIASLTTSFALSLAFVQLQGIDTELFMRVLRESKLYAPTFDQNLSRMLHGNYTQANLPTKQLIKEIDLFISEAKSLGLNLSSIEGVKYILQSAMKMSYPEDDYSSVFPAIREWGEAGGD
- a CDS encoding MoaD/ThiS family protein, whose protein sequence is MPSNLVLVKIKLFAAYQEAYGVTELEWEFPEHTPVKSICDRMIWEHPKLSQWRDITRFGINLMFVDPDTILNHGDEVVLIPPVNGG